The following DNA comes from Hordeum vulgare subsp. vulgare chromosome 3H, MorexV3_pseudomolecules_assembly, whole genome shotgun sequence.
TGAACGTACGTACAAAGACTTCAATTAAACCTAGTGAACGAACCAAGATGGGGCATGCCAGCTTCATCTAGTAGTACACAATCAGCAAGTAATTACGATCCGAATTAGTTGACGCAGCCTATATATACTGTAcaatggatcggagggagtatctGAATTTAACGATTACGATGGAGCTCTACTTATTACACACTGTAGCTAAGACCTGGAACGCCATCGGGTCGCTTTCCTTTGTGGCGCGGGCCGCGGGAATATTCAGAAAGCCCAGCGCCGGGACAAGAGCGCCAGGCCGAGGGAGTTGGCTGTCCGCGCACGGCTCACCAGACGGACGATGGAGATCGAACTAGCAGTGCGGTCGCTCTTGCTTAAGCTCAAAGCGGCGCGTCTTTTCCCCATCCGGGCGCACTGTCACGGGGCCAAAAAAAGGCGGCTCGGTTCAGCCGGCGTGACCTGTCCGGCCGTGTAAAGGGCGAGCAGGGCTCTTGGGGGTTTTCGCATGGGATGATTGGGCTGCATAAATATGCACCAATAACCACGATTATATGCTGCTTAATCGCAGGTCATGCGTTGGGTTTCGTTGTTTGGTCTCTTGTTCCGGTGCAATCATGTACTATGTGATTGGGGCGTTCTCATTTGAAAAATGTGAGGATGTGACCTGTGGGAAGGGAATATCGCGGAAACTCATGGAAAAATGGGGGTGCTCCTTTGGCTGCATGCGCGGTGCGAGGGGCCGAATAATTAAGCCGTGTGTTTTCCTGCGATTGCGTAGGGTTCTTGATGTGCTCCTCCTGCTTGTGTACTGTACTGAGGATTATTGTTCAGGGAAGACGGGCATCATGTAGCAAAGCATGTACAGTACTGTAGTACTACTGTACTGATGGTCGACTTACGTGATGGCTTGGGCTGTGTTCCTCTTTCCGCCTCCGCCCCCACAGAGCCTCTTTTGCTTTGGCGGTCGGGCAGCGCGCTCGTACGGCTCGGAGCCCCCCTGGCCGTCCATCTCATGATGGACGTCTCCGGCTCCGTCCACGTAGGCTTCCTTTTTTCAAATCCATCTCATGATGGAATCTCGCACTGCTGCCAGATGATTCTCCTGACAAATCCGAAACGGCCCCAACGTTGCGGCACCGGCCCCGGACCCACATTAATTGCGGTCTCTACCAGATCACTTTGatcaatcatcatcatcaacatcaacaCTGCAGATGTACtacgagggtgcttggatacgttttagtcccatgactaaaagtagtgagactaaaacttgctagcctcacccatgcttggatccaagtactagagagactaaaatcaagttaatgagcatttattatcctccaaaccctccaatccagaacttgcatgaggagttaaatgaggagagagaggactaatgcacattttagtaggggtacccttgactaaaagattttagcctcaagactagttttagcctctctttagtcaggggtgcttggaactttagcctcttaaagagactagttttagtcagactagttttagtctcttggatccaagcaccctctacgtAAAATTGTCTTGTTTCTGGCAGTCAAGCAAGGATAATATATACCCTGTAAAAAAGAAGCATTTACTTGCTCGCGAGACCTGTCATCAATCAATCGGAGGCTGCGGACCAGGAAAAAAAGATGTGCCTGCCTCTATCATCGCACAAGCGTCGTCATTAGCCCTGCGCTAATCAGTCATCACCCCGGCCAATTTTGTTCTTGCCGTGGGCCATGCCTGTCTCTCAGTTTTTTTTCTACGTTACTTTTTGGTGTAGCCTATCGCGCCCACTTGGCGGGCGGGCGACCGACCCGACCCGGCGCGCATCATGCAGGGACGGAAGCGAATCTTCAGATCGGTCATGGCTCATCATCTTTGGCATTGGCACCCCTCGCCCGTCCCATGCCAATTGCGTGCCACCACCACGGCCTTTCACATGGACGCCAACAAGTTATACATATGTGTGTGTGATCATCTAGGAGAATATCAGGATGAGTGGCACAAAGTTTCTGCTCAAAGAACTGTAAACACTTGAAAAAAACGTGGACATGGAAGCATGCAGATCGAGGTGATCAGGATTCAAGAACCACATTTCCCGTTTGCGACCGTACGTACGAAGATCACCTTTTCCAGAGCTTGTATCTGAATTCACTGATGGAGATCGAGCGCCTGGGACAAGCACGTCTGATCGATCAAATCACGAGATCTTCTACACTAGTGACAAGGTCGGGTCGAGAGGGTAGTAGAAGCCGCCGAGGAACTGGTCGGCGACGGCGAGGTCGGCCCCGGCCGCGCAGAAGTCCACGAAGAACCCGCCCGCGTTGTCGACCGCCGACCAGTTGGACCCCGACGACGCGGCGGAGGCCGACGTCGAGCCCTCGCCGACGAACGCGTCCTGGACCGCGGCGGATGCCGACGACGAGCCCTCTGTGGCGAACGGGTCCTGGACCGCGGCGGAGGCCGACGACGAGCCATCCGCGGCGAACGGGTCGTGGAGGCCGGCCGTCGGCGCCAGGAAGTCGTCGTAGGTGTATGTCTCGGCCTTCACGGTCGGCGCGGGGAGCGGGAGCAGCGGCGATGGGTGCGCGTGCGCGTGCGCTGCGGCCGGAGTGAAGGACGGGgggcggcgggaggagggggcAGCCGGGAAGGCGGCGGCCGCGGCGACGAGGCGCTTCTTGAGCTTGGTGTTCCAGTGGTTCTTGACGTCGTTGTCCGTCCTCCTCTCCAGCTGCGACGCTATCAGCGACCACCTGCCATGAATGCCAGCGCGCGTCCGCGGCCGTCTCCATCGGTCATGCCGGCCAGGAACCGAAAACGAT
Coding sequences within:
- the LOC123439485 gene encoding transcription factor RAX2-like; protein product: MGRAPCCDRAAVNRGPWSPEEDDALRDYMQRHGNTGSWITLPAKAGLKRCGKSCRLRWLNYLRPDIRHGGFTDEEDAIIYSLYSQLGSKWSLIASQLERRTDNDVKNHWNTKLKKRLVAAAAAFPAAPSSRRPPSFTPAAAHAHAHPSPLLPLPAPTVKAETYTYDDFLAPTAGLHDPFAADGSSSASAAVQDPFATEGSSSASAAVQDAFVGEGSTSASAASSGSNWSAVDNAGGFFVDFCAAGADLAVADQFLGGFYYPLDPTLSLV